The Punica granatum isolate Tunisia-2019 chromosome 4, ASM765513v2, whole genome shotgun sequence sequence TGGAACCATTTTTTAAGGTTATGAAAACTCGTAAACAATCTTTGTCATTCAGGCGATtagagaaattaataaaagtaagAATCAAGCTCTTCTTACATGGTGATTGATCTCTTTCACGGTTGAGCTTGGTTTGATGGCTCTTCCGCGGCTCCAATTATTAGAGAAACAGAGCTTGTCAAGAGATAGTTGCAGTAATTTCAACCTGTTCATCTTCCACTCCCAATCATCATCGTAATTCTTATGCATACGATGGAGCGAGTTCAGGTGCAATTCATGCCGATAAGCCTGTGTGTGCAACTTAAATCACGTGAAAATGGGAGCTCATACGATGCATttatcaacttttttttttttgtttctttttcttccggAGGGTTGAGTTAAACTTACAAGTTTTTTGTCCCTCTTTTGGTCGGTCAGGATGAGGTCTTGCTCCAATTTCCGGATGAGATTTTCCACTTTGATCAAGTTCGGGTTCTCATAGGCGTGCAGCTTCACGAAGTAGAACTGGTGCACCTGTTTTGGGGCATGATCTTCATTTCCAGCATTCTCCGAGGATTCGGAGTCGACTTCAGCCGCCTTCTGCGAGGGCGTAGTATGAGCATCCGAATCCATTGAATCGAATTAAAAGGATTCGATGTGTCTTTTGGGCTGAGACAAAGGCACCaatatattttacattaaTTCTCTTTTTATGGGTTGTAAGTCCGATCATTTCATTACAGATAAGAGTCAATCCTCTTGGAGTCCACGGCAAGAAAGCCAACTgtggaaaattatttttgtggCTGCCTCctataaaatgtaaaaacaaTAATTCTCAAACGAAATATACTAATGTTAAACAGTAAACGCGATCATGATTTTATACCGGATGAATCTACTTGCGACTTATTAGTATGGAAATGGAGCGAAAGAATTTCAAAATGTTTACATTCAAAAATACTATTCTCCTAAAAACATACCTAAAAACGTACAATGATATTTATCAATGGATTAAACCTCCGTTCGGAGACATAAAAACGTGAAACATGGAAAATTGTCGGATAACTATTTATAAAATGCTTACAATATAacaaatttcttattatttataagGGGACTTATCATATTCGATTAGAAAAGGACGCTTACTTATCATTGTATGTGAACGCTTTTCTTAAATACTAATTAATGTGCCCATTCAATGAATGTGAACATTTTCTTCAACTCTTTTGACTAATTTCAGTGTATGTTTAGAATCAATGATGATTACGCTATGATTTTCCAAGCTGCCTCTTGATAATATCACCTCCATCGAGCACTCATTTTAAAGTgccttttaattatttgattaatttcaGATGTCTGTAATTCCCAAGAAATAAAGGGAGGTCCTTTTTCCCGAGATTTTAATTGTGATTTATATGACTCTTGCTCTAACATGGAGTCAAGGGGTTTtggatttgatttttattagttACCCGGTAGCCATTTGCTGCATGAGGAGTTCTCCAGGTGCTCTGGGTCCTCCTTTCTGGAACTCATGTAAATACTTTGCTGAAACACTTCGATGTCTTAATTATTGGGTCCTTCGTCAAATCGGTTTCTCATCTTGTTTCCTTTTCCGGCAGTCTATGTTCAAGCCCTTCTGTTCAGTGGCTCTACCGTCCATTATTCGGTTTTCGTCCCAAAAAGCTACGTTATTTCTCCGTTGGGATGATCACATCAGGAACTAATTATGTTCAAGCCCCGCCTGTTCAGGAGTGTGATGATGATCACGCTTAGTTTTACCAAATGGTCAGCGGACTTACAAGAGAGACTAATGTACGCATCAAAACATTTTGTTGGATTATTAGGCCTTTAATGATGGGCAACTAGACCATCGGGGCCCGTGCACTGTGATCAATCATTTATCCTTTTAATACTAGGTTTTCATGTATGCACGtgtatataaacaaaaatttgGAATAAAGAATTGaattcatgaaaataaaataagaaattaaattcaataataaatatgaattaaaatattcattAATCTCTTTCATGAATAAGTTCATCATATCAATATTATTAGTGGATAAATgacaaaattattaatcataaaagaatttagaaaaaaaaaagttatgcaTAATCAAATATATGATACTCCATATAAAACATAAGTTATAAAAATAGATGTAAGAGAATATAAAGAATTATCTAACTTTCGGAGAAAGAATACGATTCACTTGGTTGCTTGAAATCTTGATTCATGATGTACTGAATAATGTGCTctatttttttgttggttctaATGGAATTATGCTGATTACAGTActctaaaaaagaaaaattaaattagaattttaattctaattagAATTATAAATTGATTAGAAGAAATTAGTTGCCCTGCCTTGTAAATATCTTGCCAATGGATAGGAATGTCTAAATTAAAAGCTTGTATCGATATTGACAAATTAACCTCACCACCTGCATAGAAGCTCCAAAATcaacttttttatatatatatatatatataggcaactaaaataattcaaatttttttgagtgaaagtaattcaaaattttttctaGTGAAagtaattcaaaattttttcctGGATTAAATAATTCAAAGTCTAATAGCTATAACAATATCATTTCTTgtaataatcaataaatttattattattattgttaataATTAATGGCATTGGTGGTAAAATTGACATTTACATAACAATATCATTTCTCTAAATTATCACTAAATTTATGACTTCTTTTAGTAATAATTAATGTCGTTGATGGTAAATTGATGTTGAATTGACATTGatggaaaaaaatgttatGAGATCATTTAATACAAACAATAAGTATAATTATAATCCTTAACCACTTTATTAGTGTTGAGAACtggaaattaatatttctaaTATTGTAGTAATTAATGtaacaatttaatttattgatcgtaatttatttttccccatatatgagaaatatatatgattctataaaatatatattgactgTTAGACATACATATACTCTATTAGATTACATTTTAACTTATTTGATTTGCCGATCTAGCACTTTTTAGCAAGAGggaatcaaatatatatatatatatatatatatagatgtacatacatatacaaagAAATTTCACTATTTATTGTACTATTTTTACTCAAATagcatataataaattttacaaatttgaataatttatctaaaatatatcaattactTCTGTGAGACATTACTTAATTGAACTTTTATAAGTTTAGCTATATTATTCGAAATTTAATGAATGAAGCTTAAATTTATATGATTAtagattttcttaattttcctTATACtgtgaatatttatttattattgaaatgACCATAGTGATTTGAATTCCTCTTTAATACtactttgaatattttcttcattttcatatatgaTGATactaattacaataatatgtaataaattaattaattattatttatataattataaatattcttaattttctaaaaggaagaatatttatttactattgaaATAACAATAAGTGATTTGAATTagtattttcttcattttcatatctgctcttattaattacaatagtatgtattattatttaattttatataacataataatatatgaattagtaaacctatgaatatttttttactattgAAATAACTGTTTGAATTAGTATTCTTCAATTTCATATTTGCTACTATTAgttacaataatatatatgattatttaatatttatataacatattaatctattgaattaataaaactataaatatttatttactattaaaaTAACAATAGGTGACTtgaataatatgtatatagaattaaaatatactttatatatatatgtatatattttgctttaaattttgttttttatagAATGAGTTTTCCTAGTTATGAATCTACCcccatttattttctcataatcaagtttatattatatatagatgtcaATTAACAAACTTATTTGAATGGACTAAGCAATGGAGTGattatcattttacttaattcttttttacactttcaatttaaaaattaagaagttAGACATATGCTCTGCTCTGCCGTTCTGTTCctctgttctgttctgttatgttctcttctcttctctctttgtACTTCCGTTGATCATCTTTAACTGTGTACTCTCTCTGCTTCATTGAACATGATGAAAATAATGCGTGGGTGATGATCTCCAATTCATGTGATGAAACATATCTACACGCTACGTTCTTTCTGATTCACAAGCAAATGTTTTTTTCCGACATGTTTTAGTGCTTCTTGTCCAGCTTCTTGATTTTCAATTGCCCATTTGTAGATTTCCCTTTGTCGATGTTGTCGTCCTCACCAAGATGATGAAATGGAAAATCTCAGGACGCCTTCTGACACGGTACGACTTTGGCGTGTATGAGAAAAACAGATTTCCTGATTCTGATTGGTACTTTGAGGAGTTCTCCAGGTGCTCTCGGTCCTCCTTTCTAGAGCTCATGTAATGCTTTGTTGAGTCTCTTTGATATCTTGATTGACGGGTCATTCACGAAAATCGGTTTCTCGTCTGGTCCTTTCTCAGGCCGTCTACGGTCAAGCTCCGGTTGTTCAGCGACTCTGCAGTCCTCCTTCGGTATTCGTCCCGGAAAGCTTTGTTATTGCTCCATTGCCACATGAATTTCTCGACCTGTTTAGGACAAATTTGGATTGGTCAGTGCCCAATCTCTTCGATTGGTTGGTATAACGAATCAAAATTAGTCGAATTTATGACCAAATGTAGAGGATAGATAAACCAACCGACCTCATCGGAAGATAACTTTTGCATGGCTGAGAGTTCTTTCCTTTCAGCGAGTTCTCGGGCATTCATCATTAGCTCAACGTAGTTGTTGTAGCTGACATTCTGGAATCATTAAACTTGATAAGAATCACAGCCGGGAATAAACTTGTGTTCCCATACCTTTACATTTGATAGCATAGGGAATAGAACGGGAAGCTTCGGACTGTGCCAAGAAGATTTTAATGTTTGATAATACCGCAGGTGATGTGCTTTTACCTTTTCTCTGTGCTCGGTCCTCCACCTGGAAATGCATTTTGTGGCTTCGTTTTTCAGTTGTACCGTGTGAGTCAGTCGCTTCTCCAAACGACCTAAATCAGCCTCCACAGCCTCCCGTTTTTTCTCAGCTTTCCTTTTGGAGTTCAAATATTCTGCTCTCTCCTTATCCAGTTCGTCACCAATCGTCTACAACAGGCAATGAAATGTTTATCAGAAACATCAGTTCTACGAGCTAAAAATTCGATtggatgttttttttttctcactcAGCATGTTTACTTTGATTTGCTGTACTATGTCTTCCTTTGAGCCCAACGAATGCCACATCTTTCCATTCAAAGCTGCACTGGCAGTAGCGCTTTCAGTGGCTTCTGCTCTTGCCCGCTCTATCTTTTCAATTTCTCTCAAGATTTGCTCCTTTTCATCTGCTTTGATGTTTAGCCTCCACTGGATCCGTCTGCTCAACTCACGAATCTGCATTTTGTgatagataataatattcaatCAAGATTAGCAACGCAATGCAATCGTATTCTTACTTCAGATGTTGACTATGATATCTTATCGTACTTTATCATCAAAATCTCTGACAGATGTATCTTCTGGTATCTCTTCTGCTTCCTTTATCTTTCTCAGGATCTGTCCTTCCTCTCGCAAGCTCTTGTTCCCATGTAGCAACCCGAAGTGCAAGCTCTGGAACCATTTTTAAGGAGCAGAGGCCATGACGTTATGAAAAACTCATTAGAAGCTTAATCGGTTGGAAATACAAGAAAGTTTAGAAAGTGAAAATGATGACTCTTGTTACGTGGTTATCGATCTCTTTCACAGCTGAGTTGGGTTTAATGGCTCTTCCACGGCTCGAGTTGTTAGCAAAAGTGAGCTTGTCAAGAGATAGTTGCAGTGATTTAAAGCTGTCCCTCTTCCAAGTCCTAACCGGGTAATAATAATGCGTGTGGTTCGAGCATCGAGTCAATTTATCTCGATACATCTGTTCACAAAATTTGAATCACATGACCCGAGAGCTGATACAATGCAAGGAACTTGAAGATTTTGGAATTTTGACTTACCAGTTTTTCGTCTCTGGTCTGGTGAATCTGCAAACGTTTTTGGTTCAGTTTCTGAATGAGATTCTCTGCTTTGATCAAGTACGGGTTCTCATTTGCGTGCTGCTTCACGAAGTAGAACTCGTGCACCTGTTTCGTGACATGATCTCCATCGGCAGCATTTCCTGAGGATTTGGAGTTGGCGTCAGCCGCATAGACAGAGGGCAAGTGCGTAGAATGAGCTTCCGGATCCATTGAAATCGAACCCAAAGGATTTTGTCTATTTTGGGCTGAAATACATACAGTtccttatatattttatccaTTGATTTTCTTTGTGTTAGTCATATTCCAGAAGCAATCCTCTTGGAGTGCACGGCAAGAAAGTCAACTCTGGAAAATTACAGCATCATTGATTCAACAACAATAATGTTctttatatgaaaaaaaaaaaactctataGTCTATCCTTTGCTAGTGTTTAGTTTTTGAGTTGGGGTTTAACTCAAGTCAACTCTATTTTAGAGAATAAGAAATAGATGAGTaacattatatatgtatgtatatatagatttgaaagtatatggagaatttattattaaaaatttgattataaaaatgggtatgaaaaaatatgaatcagaaattattattaaatgaaatagaaaGACCAAACAGTAATAAGTGTAatgttgaatttgaaaaagaattaagTTGACTTGGGTAGACTTTGGATTTGGATTTGACTTTTGAGCTGAACTGGGCTTTGAGCTTTGGGCTTAGGATAGTTTGGGCCCGAAACGTAAAAAATTCTGTAACATGTTCTTGGAATcttcaaatcaaatttttcaAAGGACATATTCCCGAGTTATGGGCTTCACTTCATGAATCCATCCTTCAACTTATGAAATTGGTTTTCCGATATCGAACTTGATAACCAACTAGAACCGAGTTCGGTGTGACGGATGCTAAGCTAGCCACGGGGAATGAAATATTCGGTAGTCTAATGTACTGCAAGACCCAGCAGTGGTTCGGGTTTCGGGCTACTTGCTGAGGTTTTCTTCCAAATTGTCTATTCATTGGTTTAGCATTTATCTGTACTTCttcaaattgatataaaaaaggCAACATCCGTTAAATATCATTTTTGCGAATTAAGGACTAAGGCCATATCAAACTGACTGTTGTCGATCATATGAATAGGTATAAAAGCTAATTAGTAGTAAGCACTGATTTAGTCCTAAACGACAAGTTTGTTATGTAAATATGTTTGAGCCAAATCATGAGTTTGATTATTTCGATAAAATAAGACCAAAACATCAAAGTGTGTTTTTACCCATGCACGTAAACGCTAAAGCAGTACTCGTGCTTTGTACATGAAAGGACACATATTTAATTTCACGAAACTAAAGAGGTGTAACTGTAAAttgaattaatatttaaaaaataaaaaaactcatGCAATCTGAAAGCTAACAACTAAACTGGGATGTCAGAATCTCATGCTCTTTGGACCAAAATGTGTGCATATTGATCATGCAAAATTCGAGATCCCAATATCATGACTAACTCATTTCTTATTGCACTGACTCAATCAATTAGCTTCTTATAAATATTTGAGAGGGCAGCAATAATTGGGTGCATATCactgagggaaaaaaaaaataagaatacaTACACTGGTGAGAGGTCCAAACTTAATCAAGACATATTGTCATTGCTTGGAATTACTTTTGATGGCCCCAGAGAGgttgaatgaagaaaaaatacGTGCCTTAGTTACCGGGAACCAACTTGGCTCGGGACATTTTGGAACCGTCCATGAGGGCCAGTTCGGTCATAATGATGATGTTGCAATAAAGATTTCTAAATTGAAGTCCGATGACAGACCAAATGATCTTCCGCAACAATTTGAAGTAggttatttatatttatataaagtagataagtcaatcttttattcaatttaaGGTTATTATTTTAAGTGGCCTACTCaattataaattcttttgAATTCAAAAGAATGAGAAGACGGCTGGGGAGAATTTTCAGCACCAAAACATTATGCGTTTGCTCGCATATGGTGAAGATGATaagaattattatttgatCTACGACCACATGCCTAGCAGTCTTGACAAGAAACTAACAGGTCAATTTCactatatttattaattgtcattacaattaattatttttgtaacGAAAACAACATACtaattttttgtatatatattcatgttaGACTTGAGCTGGGAGGATACAGTGGAGATCCTTAAGGGTATTGCTAAGGGACTTGACCACATGCACCAGAAAGGCTACGTGCATGGGGACTTCAAACCGGCAAATGTTCTCCTCACGGATGTAAGTAAAAGACACCCGTTATAATAGATCATTTGCTTTTATCTCATGTTCTTGATTGCTAATTAAAAGcatttgacataaattgtggAAATTTTTAGGATAATGAAGCAAAAATCACCGATTTTGGGACTCTCTCCAAGATTGGTGCCACGAGATGGGTTAATATTTTTACCCCGGGCTATGCTGCCCCAGAAGGGAATGGAGGTATGGTCCAAGtatcaattaatattttttttttcaaaattctatTTGTGATCATAAGATATGATAATTTTACATTTAACTATTAATAGGTCCACTATCGGATAGAGTGGACGTTTTCAGCTTTGGGATAGTGATGCTTCAACTGCTGTCTCGTAACTCGGAGCTTGAGGTGCTTATGGGCAAAGGAAAAAAacccaagaaaaataaattgcgTGACTGGGCAATCATGGAACTAGGTTTGAAACATCATGCGGTTCATAAGAATTTCAAAGAATCTTGTGATAAGGAGACTGCTATAGCTCTAACAGAGCTTGCAGTGTGTTGTACAAATAGTAACCGGAATGGTCGCCCCCCCATGAGTGAGGTGGTTCAAAAACTCAATAATCTTGTGTCGCAAGCAATTATTCCTGATCAAGACATTAATTAAGTAAGATTTAGGAGCTCgtttgcttttcctttttcaatttcttgttttctcttttctttggtCTTTCCTTTGTCAGCTGGTTCTTCTCGTATGTtctatcaataaaattttcattgttGATCTGAAATTGAACTCCTTCCGTCAATACAGATAGTTATTAAATTGATAGTGCCTATTGTGTTTCTTGAGCCTTATCGTTATATTTGACAAATTTCTCAACCTAGGCTATCGATGGAATATCGGATGGATGTTATTTGTTGCTTGTCACAAGCTCCTAATTAACACCGTCTTATTAAAGTAATAACACCGATTTGATAGGTTCCCGGAGAACCCAACAAATATTTGAAGGTTTTATTAGGTATATCTGAGCAAGCAAGCATTCGGGACATTCAACTGGAAATGTTCcatgaaaattatttgaagTGTAGTACAAAAAGCAAGGTAAGTTTATAATGACTGGTGTGGTCTCTATAAGACACATGCTATGGATAAATTtctatttattgaaaattgcaAGAGTAGAGTAGAGTAGAGGTGAATGGGGGAGAGACGAGGAGTGGAGGACGCAAGTAGTTAATTGCGGAAACTCGATATGTTCAACGTCTGTCTAGGCCTCTTCTACAAGTATTGCCCGATGAGAGAACAAACAAGCGAAGCCTGGTAAACATATTCCGGGCGGAGGCAGACTAGATGATCGATGTCTAGATCAGAACCATGACACTGAGCATGCAGTTCCTAACTTGCGTAGCGAGTTGACAACTTCATTGATTGAGAGCCGGACATAAAGTGAATCATCCACGGACTGCATTGCCAGCTTAGTAAGAGCAAAGCCATCATGACATGACATTTGTAGACTAGAAAAAACTTGGACGGCGTGTTTTGGTACCGTGGAATGTAATTGGTATGATAATGGATAGAATTGAATTGAAGGAGAGTCAAATTAAACAATATATCCATTGTTTGTTAACGAGGAATGAGGTAAAAGGATTTGAATGGGAATTACAAGGGTGGGGGATGCAATGATCAAAGCGCcccttaaaatatatatatggctcTTGCGTGGCTTGTGATTGATGCAGAGGATTTTTACAACCGTAACAatatgataatttattatgcGTCGTTCAAACTTTTgaattcattaattaattatccagagaaatattttaaggcttgtttggtttcaaaattcaattttaaaatcacaactctaacttaactctacccactacaaaacaaaataactcatacaaagtcaaagagtgagccccatttataccacttttttccacaacaaaacaacataaatcatacaaagtcaaatggtgggccccatttattccactcaaaatcaaaatcaaaatttgattttaaaatcttactatgaaaccaaacgcaaccttaaGTTCATTATTCATAAGGACGCAAAGGCCAAAATTAATACATGAAACGAGGATTGGTCTGATTgagctcaatagagatatcaaATTCTTAATTTCTAGCCTATAGGAAACTTTTATCATTATGGATAACATGAATCCGGTCCGTTTTGATTTTATGATGTGATAAATCGTTTAAAATATTAGTATTGGGAATTTGATCATTATGAGGGCATACCCGTGCTACGCAAAATTTACAAATCGAATAAAAACATAtactgaaaaaattattacttctagacaaattttttaatttcaaatagaGAGATTTTTGGTTCATGAATTTTATAATGaaagttaattaaatttatcgaGGGGAAAATATAAGattcaaaataaaaggaaagaaatatAGAAGGGAGAATGCCATTGTTGTGGAGAGAGGAAATTatctattataataaaatatataaaaacagaAGAGGGCGAGGTGGACACGCTGTCTAAGCTCAGTTAGCAAACCCTTAGCTTCACGTTAAGTAACTTTACATTTCATAATGAAACTCACAACTCCACATAAAATTGACCTTTCGATTtaattcattgaatttttaCTATATTTTGTTTGTGACATATTCGACGTATTTAAATTATTCGTCCATACTATttgtatgtaataatataaaattaattctcaagaaaaaattaaaagttttgcGATAATTTAAAATAGCTCCTCGagtcattttttaaattcaatgTACCAAATTTCCTAAAAATACAAGACAAAAATTCATTTCCTTCAATCATCTTTTACTGCtataattttttctatatCCTAACTCATGAATAATATTGCCCGTTTTTTGTTTCACCGATGCACATttcaagatttttatttttattttttattacatgCTAATCCTATTGGGATCATATTATAGGATTATTAACTTTCTATACCTACGTTATTCTCATTTCATAGGATTAAATTATGTATTTGTTTGCCTTCATAATATATACTTCTTTTATAATGGTTAGTATTTATTATAtccatttatctttttttatcataCATTTTCTTTATATCTATATTCATTTGTACATCATATGCGttaaatattatctaatttcagtcatataaaaatttcacgCAATGTGCGGGTATCAACTAGTATAGataaaagagagagggagtgtAGAGAAAATATGACTATCataaaagagagagggagtgtGGAGAGAAAATGGGAGTGATTTTATATGTAAAACTACCATCctactctctttttcttttgggtaagTTATAATCCTAATCTTAATCTGATTATT is a genomic window containing:
- the LOC116204367 gene encoding probable serine/threonine-protein kinase CST, translated to MRLLAYGEDDKNYYLIYDHMPSSLDKKLTDLSWEDTVEILKGIAKGLDHMHQKGYVHGDFKPANVLLTDDNEAKITDFGTLSKIGATRWVNIFTPGYAAPEGNGGPLSDRVDVFSFGIVMLQLLSRNSELEVLMGKGKKPKKNKLRDWAIMELGLKHHAVHKNFKESCDKETAIALTELAVCCTNSNRNGRPPMSEVVQKLNNLVSQAIIPDQDIN
- the LOC116204366 gene encoding proton pump-interactor BIP131-like: MDPEAHSTHLPSVYAADANSKSSGNAADGDHVTKQVHEFYFVKQHANENPYLIKAENLIQKLNQKRLQIHQTRDEKLMYRDKLTRCSNHTHYYYPVRTWKRDSFKSLQLSLDKLTFANNSSRGRAIKPNSAVKEIDNHSLHFGLLHGNKSLREEGQILRKIKEAEEIPEDTSVRDFDDKIRELSRRIQWRLNIKADEKEQILREIEKIERARAEATESATASAALNGKMWHSLGSKEDIVQQIKTIGDELDKERAEYLNSKRKAEKKREAVEADLGRLEKRLTHTVQLKNEATKCISRWRTEHREKNVSYNNYVELMMNARELAERKELSAMQKLSSDEVEKFMWQWSNNKAFRDEYRRRTAESLNNRSLTVDGLRKDQTRNRFS